A single genomic interval of Nonomuraea rubra harbors:
- a CDS encoding VOC family protein, with protein sequence MGQPVVHFEIIGRNPERLREYYGELFGWRFHTGDAATEQVSAPGQYGFVDGSTTGDGTVITGGINGGVGGGPGFGGHVLFYVGVPNVEEALKKAESLGGKRRMGPEGTPGTLVVGRFTDPEGNLVGVAGTA encoded by the coding sequence ATGGGACAGCCTGTGGTGCACTTCGAGATCATCGGCCGGAACCCGGAGAGGCTGCGCGAGTACTACGGCGAGCTGTTCGGCTGGCGGTTCCACACCGGCGACGCGGCCACGGAGCAGGTCTCGGCGCCGGGCCAGTACGGCTTCGTGGACGGCAGCACGACCGGCGACGGCACGGTGATCACCGGCGGCATCAACGGCGGCGTCGGCGGCGGCCCTGGTTTCGGCGGTCACGTGCTGTTCTACGTGGGCGTACCGAACGTGGAAGAGGCGCTCAAGAAGGCCGAGAGCCTGGGCGGCAAGCGCCGGATGGGCCCGGAGGGCACACCGGGCACGCTCGTCGTCGGCCGGTTCACCGACCCGGAGGGCAACCTCGTCGGGGTGGCCGGCACCGCCTGA